ggcgAGCCTTTAGCGTGATCTagtctatcgggtagcttttaggaattttttagtgcaattgacccgtgatcgatttatctcgagtcacaatgtacatcttcgacacattgacgactctcgattgtcgtgaaaatgttaaggtttcaaatacggacacaaggtacccaaaacgatagaaaatcaatttagtgtcgatcgatgagaattttgcaatcatgtggaatcacaTGAGTGGCATGTGAGTGGCATTCACATGACTAACTCCCGTTGCTATCTCACACTTCCTAAATCTTTCTTTTGGCTGCCTTGActatagaaaaacaagaagctGCGGAGGGTAAGGATTGAAGAAGACGTGTTGGAGAAGCTCGAAGAGGGGCCCAATGTCAGCAAATCTTATCTCATTAATTAAACACATGTCCCCCCTGTTACTTTCCAACAAATCAAACCCATAATTAACCATTTTGATGACAAAAATTGCAGCCATAGTccaagctccgaatttcactctTTGGTATTCAGATTCTTCAACAAATTCCCAGTTTAATGTCcaaattttgatgtagaaaatgTCCATGAAATTTCTATAAGTTCTTTTCACCATACAGCTTGGCTTGAAGcccaaatttacttcaaatgagtccatccgaatttccattaattttccaCAACGTCCGATTCGATTTTCCGCaaaaaatcccggaatctctgaaaattcttcggagaatgagtcgacattcctcaaatagctcgtgacaccacataactttttttttttgaaatcgggttcaaattcacggttattttcaatccggcgAGCCTTTAACGTGATCTagtctatcgggtagcttttagaaattttttagtgcaattgacccgtgatcgatttatctcgagtcacaatgtacatcttcgacacattgacgactctcgattgtcgtgaaaatgttaaggtttcaaatacggacacaaggtacccaaaacgatagaaaatcaatttagtgcccattgatgagaattttgcaatcatgtcgAATCACATGAGTGGCATGTGAGTGGCATTCACATGACTAACTCCAGCTGCTATCTCACACttcctaaatttttcttttggctgcCTTGActatagaaaaacaagaagttGCGGAGGGTAAGGATTGAAGAAGACGTGTTGGAGAAGCTCGAAGAGGGGTCCAATGTCAGCAAATCTTATCTCCTTAATTAAACACATGTCCCCCTGTTACTTTCCAACAAATCAAACCCATAATTAAccattttatgacaaaaattgCAGCCATAGTccaagctccgaatttcactctTTGGTATTCAGATTCTTCAACAAATTCCCAGTTTAATGTCcaaattttgatgtagaaaatgTCCATGAAATTTCTATAAGTTCTTTTCACCATACAGCTCGGCTTGAAAGcccaaatttccttcaaatgagtcaatccgaatttccattaattttccaCAACGTCCGATTcaattttccgcaaaaatcccggaatctctgaaaattcttcggagaatgagtcgacgtttctcaaatagctcgtgacactacagaactttcaatttttgaaatcgggttcaaattcacggttattttcaatccgacGAGCTTTTAGTGTGATCTagtctatcgggtagcttttagaaattttttagtgcaattgacccgtgatcgatttatctcgagtcacaatgtacatcttcgacacattgacgactctcgattgtcgtgaaaatgttaaggtttcaaatacggacacaaggtacccaaaacgatagaaaatcaatttagtgccgatcgatgagaattttgcaatcatgtggaatcaccccCTTTTGATCACTTATCTTAATCGAATAgatctatctctgatctctgatcgatttttaagtgtgcagtaatgacccttgcaaattagcacagtcgagcagtcgattcctagtcgaattctcaagcctTTTGCGTTAAAACCCCTTAATAAATTTCcaagatagtctagttatctcttgAGTGACcggctcagagaatagcactatagacgcatcgacgaaaggcccgatttattcaattgaaatcagatttgaaaaatcaggatgtcacatggcCGGCACCAGTTGGCTAGGGTTGCTGGTCACCTTGGCCGACCCTTGCCCCATCGTTGCCGACTCTTTCCGGTGATGGTGGGGCAACGGTAATGGCGGGGCAGCGGTAATGGCGAGAGCTATAGAATCCCTCACTGAATGTTGCCCctcccttatttatttatttattttttaatttagtattttactttaattaaattaatatttatattaaaaatcaattttgaggcaaaacaacattgttttgagACAAGCTAGCCACGTCAGCAAAGCACTttggataatttcttttttaaataattgccacctcagtaaaaaaaaaaggaagttgtTGGAAAAGTTTAGACACATAAATGCCACAGCACCATCCCAAACCCCAGGAGCAACGGTTACTCCGACTTCAAGCGGTCAACCAGCATCAACCTCTGTAGTTCCCGTATTTGATTTCTATAGTGGACTTCCAAAGAAACCTTCTCCGTTTTTACAGCAAACAGTGGCCAGATTTGAGAAGTATCCCGATGCATGCCGCCAGTGGGTCGAAGAGTTGGAGCAGCTCCTGCTGTTAGATTCGGACGGAAATGGTACCAATCTTAGTTCCTCATTGGTGGAATCTCTTCCCAAAGTCATATCAAATGtgcacgattttttttttcatgttgcGGCTAAGGTAAAAGGCAATATTGTTACTGATCTTTGCTTGAGTCTTCATGTTGTATTATTTTTTGAGCATGTTTGatcaaaaaagtaaattttggAGTAATGGTGTTTGCACTCAATGGCGATAAGTAATTTGATAGACTTTGCTTGAGGGATTGGGCAGGAGCAATTTGATAGACTTTCtctaaaaggaaagaaaatgacacTGAAAAGAATCTAACTATGGGActattccgaccaaaaaaaacaaaaactacgGGACCATAAGACAACAGCCATTGAAACTTCAACCTAGtgctcctcgccattcctcaagccaaccgtgagttggactaggtgattttctagatatttgatttcatgttttttttttatatattctaacttgatttgttttgatttattttatcgttgggaaatttgtcatattaagttatgataatcaaaaatattgacccgcgagacgtcgggttagatttttgattatttcaactttttatggcaaaattcatgaatttctttgcatcattgattcatattaaaatgccattgatttacatggatggatttttattttagcgtgttattatttgctcatcacatatcatgcatcatattagatatttaggtttatactcatttcacatttgaagcaacgtattttagtttcttttttaagattcatgtagaattaggatgattttcctttaataaaaccaaaacacaaaaaaaatattaaaaaaacaaaaacaaaaaatgttatttaggttatatagattttataatgcacatattacatgttgcgttttaattagaaggttataggttaatgttttaacattctcatcatgtagtattttttttataataaaaataaaaaatgccaaaaattagcattgcatcattatgtcacctttttttttaatgaaaattactaggtcatttcaaataaaaaaagaaaacacaaaagtctttTACCCGGTTAATTAacaggttagttcataattaatccaatgtcatgtcatcattgtttaatataggttgcatatgtgtaataaaaaaaaatcacaaaaagaacatgcatatagaattattatGTCATTCATCTTATGTCATgaaacacatgcatatttaggattatataaataagattgcatacatatagtgatagttctagtcataccatatgaattgcatctcacatatcattaaagtaaaatccatgcatattaaatttagattaagattgcatataataattattttttttaaagagaaaaaaaattaggtgtcatgtcatttagaaatcatgtttaggacatgcatttttattagcattgtttatttgaatgttattttattgattgcgcacccgcatgaccacaatttgcatgttagtaacttaggtttaaattaatcaacattgcctgcaaaatatttttgaaatcaaaataaaaggtaccgaaagggcgttagattaatctagcgtaatcatgtccccggacctattgaatctctggttcgcgatagtaaagtattctcccatactttacttgggtttctaaccagccctaattggttagtggcggctccaaattgaaattgcatgtttaaatgaattaatttatatcaagtcgcgattggtaggacttgggagggtccgcgccaagtcttcggacttagtaatccattaacctaaacttctaggattgcccctgaaaatttaggtcgcgacaagtaAGGACCAGCGAAACAGAGCAGTTGCGAAAGGTTCTCTTCACCAAACATGGAAGAAAATCCATTGCACGCCCATCATCAAGAGAGAAACACTTTCTATAATCGTAAGCAGCAattaatgtatttgatgatcttgaagaagaagagcattattatttttatttttttgggtataaGATAATTCAGCAGCTCAGTGCGGTGATATTTATACTGCTTGCGAATTCTCAGTATGGTCGCAGATTGGGTTCATCCATGGACACAAAATATGCTTTTGATGATGGCCCTGAAAAGCCTCCAACCAGTTTTCTGTTTGGATACAACTTCATGGCCTCTAAGCTGTATCAACTCTCTCCACCCGAGGTAAAGATATTCGACCATTTTATCGATGAAGATTCTTGTAATTTCATATTTCAACATCAAACAAAACTTCCCAAGTGATCAACAAGCTCGGAATCAAGTTCTTTTGTTAGCAGAATCAGTTCTATCCGGCCGAGTTAAGATGCATTTATTCACTTCATTTTATGTAGGATTTGACATTGGCCTCCTACTTGGTGAGACCTCTCCACATGTTTCCAGACCAATCCAGATTCAAGGCGGAAGCAACGGTCACAACAGCGAAGTACGGTTCGGTTCGTCGAGTTTACATTGTGTGCGACCAAGACTTGGTGATAAAAGAAGACCTGCAGAGGTGGATGATCGAACGCAATCCAGTGGACGAAGTTTGTGTGATCCCTAATTCAGATCACATGGTCATGTTCTCCAAACCAGTGGAGTTTTGTTCTACTCTCAAACAgattgtagaaaattattcttgaggATTAGTTAAGGCTTGCTTCTATAGATTTCTAAGTCGTTTTGACAAGTTAAAGCAAAAGGATTATGTGTCTAAACTTTTCGTTAATGGGCCAAACCGTCTCTCAACTTTCACTTGGTTTAGTGAAATTCTTTCGCTGTTTTGGTCCGTTCAATACTGTCATCCCATCAGTTACCAAAGCAATCTAATGAACTTAACACtggatggaaaaaagaaaggagaaaaaacccATTCAGGTGGATTTCGTCATTGCAGAAAATAATGCATGTTCCTCTTCTACGTCAAGTATTAAATTCAGATAGACAATAATCGCTTAATCGATGGAATTGACGTTGCATTCCCTCTTCTATTAGCAGGTTTAAAAGCATAGTGTATACGTGTCGGGGTCTACTAACCCTATTCATCGGTTCTTGATTTCCCACTAACTCCAATTCCTCATGTATGTGCTGGGGTCTCTATCAACATGAGATCAATCCAAGAACGAGTCAGAAGATAGATCATCCGTGGCCACTGTCTCATCATCAAGTTGCAATACCAAAATAAATGCCACAACCTCTCAAAGACCATATCCGTGGCGGAACCGCAAACTATGTTTGGCACGTAAGACGCAGACTCACCCTCGTCCCGACGAGCCACCTTGCACGCCTCTTTTTGTTGCTAATTGATTGCCTTCACTCTCAACTGTCCCGGAAAGCGAGAGGAAAGATTACAGTAGAGGTATGAAACTTTCtaagccacaaaaaaaaaaaataataattcggGGTTGTACCGAAAGTAATTCTATtatgagaatagaaattttgtcaaacACCTTCAAATACTCATAAACTCATTTAGAGTTGTCTTTTAGTCTATATATAAGCACTTGAGTCAACTATATGTTATATTTATCaataacatttttttccaaataagtgAAGAAAATATCACTGAGGCACTAAGGGGCGCCGATCCCTTACGAAACGAGCTTGAagccaaaattgacaaaagagGTTGTTTACAAGATGAACAGTTAACCATGTCAATCAAAACATTGACATCGAAGCATAAATCTACACTACTAAGCGGGAGGAACTCTGCATCAACTTTCAATGAGTTCTTTTAAGGAAGACTTTTATCCTCGAAGATAATCGTGCTCGTTCGTTCTTTCCAGATCCATCAGCAAACAAAAGGAGGAAACCGCCAGAAAACAGGAGAGATAAGGTTGTCCATCCACTTCGCCGTATTCCGCGGCCGCCGGGTTTGAATACCTCGTCGGGCCCACGGTTTTTGTTCGTTGGACTCAATTATTGTCGAAACCGGATGAGTCAAACATCCACCGTGTTCCAAATGAAGCTCCtcagttggaattgtcaggggttgggcaatcccctgacaattcaagccctAAAGGCGATGGTAGCCTGTGATAAGCCCgattttgtgtttttaatggaaacgAAGAAGGTTAAACACTTCGTATCTAAGATTCAGCGTAAGTTTAAATTTTCTAACTCTTTTGTGAAGGATCCTGATGGTTTAAAGGGTGGTCTGGCTCTGTTCTGGAATGATAATTTCGAAGTTACCTTGGTATACTCGGATGATCAGTGTGTTGATTTTGTTGCACTTGATCCTAGGACGAACTCTTCCATGCATATCACTTGCCTGCACGCACCTCCAATATATCAGCTACGTCAGGAATTCTGGAATACCATTCGAGTTATTCATGCTGCAAATCACTTACCGTGGCTGTGTATAGGTGATTTCAATGACTTCCTTTCTCCCTGGGAAAAAATGGGCAAACGACCACCAATTACTTCGCGTATGACCTCCTTTCGGAATGTGATCAATGATTGTGCATTACTCGAAATACAAAGTAAAGGTTGTGAATTTACCTGGTCCAATAATCGCGAAGGGGATGCTCTAGTAAAGGAGAAACTGGATCGTGTATTTTGTTCACTGGAATGGTTGATGTTTTACCCTTCTGCAGAAGCATTTGCCCTTCCGTCTGTTGGTTCGGATCATTGTCCTATATTGCTGCAAGCTCGGCCATCATCTGTCAAACGTGCAAAGACTTTTCAATATGAAGCTTTCTGGAACCAAGATACAGAGTGTAAAGACATGGTTCAACAGGCTTAGGAAAATAGTAGTACCTCATTAACATCCAAATTATAGGCAGTTGCAACGCGATTAACCCGATGGAGTAAAGCTCGGTTCAGCCATTGTCATCAACGCATCTATCACTTGCAATCTCAACTGCAGATGATTATAAATAGAACATCCTATCAGGAAGGGGATAAGGAGTATGCCAATGCAATACGATTTGAAATTCAGAAACTATGGACTCAAGATGAACAGTTCTGGGCTATGCGTTCTCGTATTCAATGGTTGAAGTGGGGCGATCATAACTCAAAGTTCTTCCACGCATATACTATGCAAAGGAGACAACGAAATCGAATTACTATGCTAGTGGATACTCACTAGCAATGGATTAGAGAACCAGAACAGCTAAAAGATCTCACTCAGGGCTTCTTCTCTCAGCTTTACTGATCTGTAGGCCATAGGGCTTTTAGGCCTTTCCTAGATCAATGTCCACCGGTGGTAACTCCTGAAATGAATACACAGTTGATGAGCAGGGTAACAGAGGAGGAGATTTACCAGGCTACCTTCCAGTTGGGAGCGTCAAAGGCTCCTGGTCCTGATGGTCTTCTAGGCCTCTTCTATCGGCAGCACTGGCATGTTATCAAAGCAACCGTAATTCAAACAGTACATGAGTTCTTTACCACAGGTTGTATGCCCCCTACTCTAAACAGAACAGTCATTGCCCTAGTCCCTAAAGTCCAGCATCCAGAAAGTATAGAACAATACCGTCCCATAAGTCTTTGCAACTTCGCTTATAAgatcatataaaaaattatggccAACAGACTTAAACCTTTgctatctattttgatttccaaAGAGCAAGCAGCATTTATTAGCAATAGACAGATCCAGGACAATATTATGGTGGTTCAAGAAGTCATGCATCAATTTAAAGTGCGAGCATGCAAGAAACGCTTCAATCTTATTCTCAAAACAGACATGCAGAAAACTTACGATAGGGTTGAATGGGACTTCTTAGAAGCCTACTTGAAGCAATTGGGATTCAATGATAGTTGGGTTACTCAGGTAATGGCTTGTGTTACTACAGTCTCTTTTAGTATTCGGTTTAATGGTGAACAGCTCCCTTATTTTAAACCTACTCGAGGGATTCGCCAAGGAGATCCCCTATCTCCATATCTCTTCATTTTAATTGCAAATGCCCTATCCACTACTCTTACTCAAGCTGTTGCTATTGGCCATATAAAGGGGATTCAATTCAATCGAGACTGTCCTAAATTATCTCACctcttttttgctgatgattcaGTATTTTTCCTTAAAGCAACTCTATCTGAATGCCATAACCTTGCCAATCTCCTAAACCAATATTGTGTTGCTACAGGCCAGCTCATTAATAGAAACAAATCTGGGGTGTTTTTCAGCAAATACTGTCCTATTTCATTACAACAAAATCTTGCACAAGAATTAAGAGTCCCTATTCTCAGTAAGTATGGTAAATACCTGGGCATTCCCTCGGATTGGGGCCGTTCCAAAAAGGAAATGTTTTCCTGGATCCTGGCAAGAGTAAATGCTAAGTTAGCAGGTTGGCAGGAAAATTTTTTATCGAAAGGAGGCAAGGAAATATTATTGAAAGCAGTAATTCAAGCCTTACCGCAGTATgccatgtctatcttcaagCTTCCGCTGTCTCTCTGCAGATTGATTGAACAAAAGATCTCGATTCTGGTGGAGTAAACAAAATAGTCAATCTGGAATTCACTGGAAACAGTGGTCAGAATTGAAGCTCTCAAAAGTTGCAGGGGGGATGGGATTTAGAGATTTAATCGACTTTAACAATGCAATGCTTGGAAAGCAAGCATGGCGTTTATTTCAGCAACCTCAGGCTATCTGGAGTCAGCTCTTTAAGGGTTTATATTTTTGCTATTCCTCCTTTCATTCTGCTCCCTCAGGACATCGTCCTTCTTGGGGATGGCTGAGTTTATTAAGGGGTCGTCAAGCAATTACTCGTAATCTACGTTGGTTAGTCGGAGATGGCACGAAGATACATATCAGAGAAGACAATTGGCTACCATTAGGTCCGATAGGAGGCTTACCAGAGATAGGGGAACCTGATCGAGTGGCTGACCTCATTGATTTTCCGCATTCTGAATGGAAGTCCACGCTTGTTACGGCATTCTTCGATGATCAGGTCAGTAAGGCAATTCTCAATACCCCCATCAATCCGTCTCTCCTTCAGGATCAACTAGTTTGGACAGAAAATCCTTCTGGTACCTACACAGTAAAGagttgttatcattctctatcTAAACAATCTCAGCCACCACTACACCAGGCCTCATCCTCGTATACTAACCCACCCATGTTATGGAGGAAAATTTGGCACATGTGTACAGCCCCAAAGATTAAGGTTTTCTCTGGTTAGCTTGCAAAAATGCCATTGCTTCAAAACTCAATCTTTATCAACGCCATATCACCCCTCACCCCTACTGTTCTCTGTGCAATaattctgttccagaatcagTAGAGCATATCTTTCTTTTATGCCCATGGACAACTGAAATTTGGACTCACGAAGACATTGGTGTCAAAATTTTACCTACCTCAGTGAGCCGATTTGATGCATGGTTAGTAGAAAGAGCTTCCCTCCCACACGCATCTCCTGATTTTGCTGTGATCGCTCATCTTCTGTGGGAGATCTGGAGACAACGGAATAATGCTATCTTTCGTCAGATCCCTCTCGATCCCCGCCAGGCCGTCAATGATGCCCTAGCCCAAAACACCATCTTCAAATTTTTACAGTCCTCGCCTCAGCAGATGGAAAAGACCATGGTCAGTTCTGAACATAGATGGCAACCACCAGCGGAGGGGTATATTAAGtgtaatattgatggggcttttcggCAAGAAACGGAGAAAGGATCAATCGCTTGTGTTTTTAGAGATAGTAGAGGCATCCTAACAGATATGCTTACCCAATCTGTGCCTGCCCAATCGACGTTCCAAGCTGAGATTTACGCCCTCATATTTGCTATTCAACGGCTGCTCCGCAAGAATCTCCATCCTCAGCATGTTGTGATCGAATCTGACTGCTCAAAACTGGTGGAGATCATTCGGCTGAACCAGTCGCCGCCATGGATGGAACGCCCTCTATTTACGACCCTCAGCGATCTTCTTCAGCGATGCCCTAACCTATCGCTTCAACACGTTCGTCGACAGGCAAATGGTGCAGCGGATCGGGCCGCTAAGGCCCACAAGGATCAAGGCCCTCCAACAAAGCGGCTTCTTTTCCCGCCTTCTAATTTCCTCAATATTATCTCTTCGGATGCTTCGGCTCTTCTTTGTAATGTTACCTAATATATTACAAGttatcttttaccaaaaaaaaaaaaaaaaaaaacatccgaTTAGAACTTCTGCTATCGCAAGAAGTTGACTACGAATTCACTTGATTTGGCTGCGATTATGATCGAGAAGTAAAGATACCATACGGAATTTTCCAACTTTTAGACTCCCTTTGCtttgtagacaatttttttcaagaaaacatttttttgcattttttggcGTTCATTTaacgaaaaataaattgtttagaaaaaataatttctatgaaagaaaaaaaaagtcttctaaaataagaaaaaaaatattttttaattttttaaagatggaAAACATTTCCCTTACTTACTCTTTCGAATCTCACATCCCTACAAGCCCccacctccttcttcttttattttttcatttttttttaagttcgaaTCTCACATCCCTaggttttcctcttcttctttctcaaccCAATCACTGGCCTTCTTAGTtgctctctcttatctcacatttTTATAAGCCcctacttctttctttttttttttttttttaaaaattcatttttttatttttcttttctttattttcctctttttctttcttggccgGTCGCGGGCCTTCTCACATACTCTCCTTTATCACACATCCCTAAAAGCCGcaacttctctctctttttttgttgttttcttttataaaaattcaatttttatttatttttcttttctttattttcctcttcttctttctcggccggttgccggcctcctCGCAtgctctctcttatctcacatccCCACAGGCCCCTACTTCTTTCTCtttatgaaaatttgatttttttttgttttttaatttttctttgtttccctcATCTTTTTCTCTCGGCTAGTCTCTTATCTCACATCCCTACAAGAActcacttctctcttttttaaaaaaattccaattattgtttatttttatttttattttctttatttttctcttcttctttcttggctggTTGTAAGCCTCCTCGCATGCTTTCTCTTATGTCACATCCGTACATGCCcccacttctttttttttttttttaattgttttctcttttaaaaaattagaattaattttaattttaattttaattttaatttttctttttaataggaAAGATACAATCCTCTATAC
This region of Eucalyptus grandis isolate ANBG69807.140 chromosome 8, ASM1654582v1, whole genome shotgun sequence genomic DNA includes:
- the LOC104457251 gene encoding salicylic acid-binding protein 2 isoform X2, encoding MEGKETEREKHFVLVHGACHGAWCWYKVATLLKSSGHKATALDMAAAGVHPKQPQELNSIVEYVEPLFEFFEGLPRGEKVILVGHSMGGVVISLAMERFPEKIAVAVFVAAFMYGPELSVTSVVEEYGRRLGSSMDTKYAFDDGPEKPPTSFLFGYNFMASKLYQLSPPEDLTLASYLVRPLHMFPDQSRFKAEATVTTAKYGSVRRVYIVCDQDLVIKEDLQRWMIERNPVDEVCVIPNSDHMVMFSKPVEFCSTLKQIVENYS
- the LOC104416763 gene encoding uncharacterized protein LOC104416763, whose amino-acid sequence is MVSSEHRWQPPAEGYIKCNIDGAFRQETEKGSIACVFRDSRGILTDMLTQSVPAQSTFQAEIYALIFAIQRLLRKNLHPQHVVIESDCSKLVEIIRLNQSPPWMERPLFTTLSDLLQRCPNLSLQHVRRQANGAADRAAKAHKDQGPPTKRLLFPPSNFLNIISSDASALLCNVT